In Pseudobacter ginsenosidimutans, the following are encoded in one genomic region:
- a CDS encoding SusC/RagA family TonB-linked outer membrane protein, which yields MKLFLIVLTAALCTLKGISQTVTVSAKNLSPAKIIAIVEQQAKYVFFYDEELLRNAPLISITAKQMPVKDFLSLAFKNQPFTWVIQNETVLLSKRSAAPVPADTVRGRLLNREFPVTGATVKVLGTDMSVFSDEKGEFIIPGVKRNARLLITSVQYQTKEVPVNNQEFLLVELDIKTAELEKVEVTVSTGYQYISKERATGSFAHLDNDLVNRRVGSDITGRLEAMVPGLIIRPGSVLTGRQTNISIRGQSTLFARMDPLIIVDDFPFTGDVNTINPNDIESITVLKDAAAASIWGAQSGNGVIVLTTKKGKYNNKVEVSFNMNAAVSERPDQFYHPKMSVSDYIDVEQNAFARGFYTSIENSANKTALTPVVELLIARRDGKLSPEEVKEKIDALRNNDIRNDINRYLYRNQVAQQYFMDIRGGGNAHKYYVSAGYDALRASSTGNSSGRITLNVNNTFQLLKNKLEFNTALYYSEMPEQQNAIGLTTMNLSSAEPVYPYAAMKDSDGKPAVLNHYYRPAFVQSAMANGLLDWTYRPLEEMNARDLTLRTMEYRVNAGLKYKVFPWLNVQALYQLARGISNRKNRQPLESWTVRDMINRFTVVTPTGLVRNIPLGDILDETNGQSTTHFARAQINIDKLFSADHRITGVAGAEVRDANSEGASTRTYGYDDELGLGQVVDYVSFFTSYVNPASRNNKIQAINSFTGTTDRFISYYVNTAYTYKDKYVFSASARSDKSNLFGVRTNQKTVPLYSLGVGWDIHKEDFYSLSALPYLKLRATYGYNGNIDRTLSAYTTARYINSTGVLIPYAMITNPPQPSLRWEKNRVINFGVDFRLKNDRISGSIEYYLKKGIDLIGNSPLAPQTGISLYKGNSANIKGKGWDIVINTKNIEGDFSWQTQFMFSYSSDKVAKYLAGGTVNASSYLTADISLIPVEGKPIYGVYSYRWAGLDPETGDPMGMLDGKASKEYSALTSVPSIDSLVFHGSARPTIFGALRNTISYKRFSVSANISYKMGYYFRRPSVSLNSVLRGGYGHADYALRWQKPGDELKTIVPSMPGAVNTRREEFYLRSEALVEKGDHIRLQDIRVSYELPKLKQAEIYIYASNLGILWKSYKGSQDPEYMEVVLPPMKTIAIGFRTSL from the coding sequence GTGAAATTATTCCTGATTGTATTAACTGCTGCGCTTTGTACGCTCAAAGGCATTTCCCAGACAGTCACCGTCTCAGCAAAAAACCTTTCTCCGGCAAAGATCATTGCCATTGTAGAACAGCAGGCTAAATATGTTTTCTTCTATGATGAAGAACTGTTGAGGAACGCACCGCTGATCTCAATAACGGCCAAACAAATGCCGGTTAAGGATTTTTTGTCGCTCGCTTTCAAAAACCAGCCCTTTACCTGGGTAATACAAAATGAAACTGTGTTATTGAGCAAAAGGAGCGCAGCGCCTGTTCCGGCTGATACTGTCAGAGGGAGACTTCTGAACAGGGAGTTTCCTGTAACAGGCGCCACCGTCAAAGTTTTGGGGACCGATATGTCTGTGTTCAGCGATGAAAAAGGGGAATTCATCATCCCCGGCGTGAAAAGAAATGCGCGGCTATTGATCACCAGCGTTCAATATCAAACCAAAGAAGTGCCGGTCAATAACCAGGAATTCCTGTTGGTTGAACTGGATATCAAAACGGCTGAGCTGGAAAAAGTAGAAGTAACCGTATCCACGGGCTACCAGTACATTTCGAAAGAAAGAGCTACAGGTTCATTTGCGCATCTCGATAACGACCTTGTGAACAGGCGTGTTGGAAGTGATATCACGGGCAGGCTAGAGGCGATGGTGCCGGGTCTCATCATCAGGCCTGGCAGTGTTCTTACGGGCCGGCAAACCAATATCAGTATCAGGGGGCAAAGCACACTCTTTGCGAGAATGGACCCGCTGATCATTGTGGATGATTTTCCATTTACCGGTGATGTTAATACCATTAATCCAAATGATATAGAAAGTATCACTGTTCTGAAAGATGCAGCTGCTGCATCCATCTGGGGCGCTCAATCGGGCAACGGTGTAATAGTGCTCACCACCAAAAAAGGAAAGTACAACAACAAGGTGGAAGTCTCCTTCAATATGAATGCTGCTGTGTCCGAGCGGCCCGATCAGTTCTATCATCCGAAGATGTCCGTATCGGATTATATAGATGTGGAGCAGAATGCTTTTGCCCGGGGATTCTACACCAGCATCGAGAACAGCGCCAACAAAACGGCCTTAACACCGGTGGTGGAATTATTGATTGCCCGTCGTGACGGGAAGCTTTCTCCGGAAGAAGTGAAAGAAAAGATCGATGCGTTGAGAAATAATGATATCCGTAATGATATCAATCGATATCTGTACCGCAACCAGGTTGCGCAGCAATATTTCATGGATATCAGGGGAGGCGGGAACGCGCATAAATATTATGTTTCCGCGGGCTATGACGCATTGAGAGCATCCAGTACAGGTAATTCATCGGGCAGGATCACTTTGAACGTGAATAATACTTTTCAGCTGCTGAAGAATAAACTGGAATTCAATACAGCTTTGTACTACTCTGAAATGCCGGAGCAACAAAACGCCATCGGCCTTACAACGATGAATCTTAGTTCTGCCGAACCTGTATATCCCTATGCTGCCATGAAGGATAGCGATGGTAAACCGGCTGTACTCAATCATTATTACCGACCTGCTTTCGTACAATCAGCCATGGCCAATGGTCTCCTCGACTGGACCTACAGACCCCTGGAAGAAATGAATGCCCGTGATCTTACCCTTCGTACAATGGAATACCGCGTGAATGCAGGATTGAAGTATAAGGTATTTCCATGGCTCAATGTGCAGGCATTATATCAACTGGCAAGAGGTATCAGCAACCGTAAAAACAGGCAGCCTTTGGAAAGCTGGACGGTTAGAGACATGATCAACCGGTTCACGGTGGTTACGCCAACCGGACTGGTAAGGAATATACCACTGGGCGATATCCTGGATGAAACCAACGGGCAGTCTACTACACATTTCGCGCGGGCTCAGATAAATATCGACAAGCTGTTCAGTGCCGACCACAGGATCACAGGTGTTGCAGGAGCTGAAGTGAGGGATGCGAACAGTGAAGGGGCTTCAACAAGAACGTATGGTTATGATGATGAACTCGGACTTGGACAGGTGGTGGATTACGTTTCGTTTTTTACTTCTTATGTAAATCCCGCTTCCCGCAATAATAAGATCCAGGCCATCAATTCCTTTACTGGTACTACAGACCGGTTCATTTCTTACTATGTGAATACAGCCTATACCTACAAAGACAAATATGTGTTCTCTGCAAGTGCAAGATCAGACAAATCGAATCTCTTTGGTGTGAGAACAAACCAGAAGACCGTTCCCCTTTATTCCCTGGGCGTTGGCTGGGATATCCATAAAGAGGATTTTTACAGCTTGTCTGCACTGCCTTACCTGAAATTGAGAGCTACCTATGGATATAATGGAAATATAGACAGAACATTATCTGCGTATACTACAGCACGTTATATAAACAGTACTGGTGTTCTGATCCCTTATGCAATGATCACTAATCCGCCGCAGCCTTCGCTGAGATGGGAGAAGAACCGTGTGATCAATTTTGGGGTAGATTTCCGGTTGAAAAACGACCGCATTAGTGGCAGCATCGAATACTATCTCAAAAAGGGGATTGACCTGATCGGCAATAGTCCACTCGCTCCCCAGACCGGCATTAGCTTATACAAGGGAAATTCAGCCAATATCAAAGGGAAAGGATGGGATATAGTGATCAATACAAAGAATATAGAGGGTGACTTCAGTTGGCAAACGCAGTTCATGTTCTCTTATTCCTCAGATAAAGTAGCAAAATACCTGGCAGGTGGAACGGTGAATGCTTCCAGTTACCTGACGGCAGATATTTCGCTCATACCGGTAGAAGGGAAGCCCATTTATGGTGTATACAGTTACCGCTGGGCTGGTCTTGATCCTGAAACCGGAGATCCTATGGGCATGCTGGATGGCAAGGCCAGTAAGGAATACAGCGCACTTACAAGTGTGCCATCGATTGACAGTCTTGTTTTTCATGGATCAGCCAGGCCCACCATTTTCGGGGCTCTGCGAAATACCATCTCTTACAAACGCTTTAGTGTATCCGCTAATATCAGCTACAAAATGGGGTATTATTTTCGCCGGCCTTCTGTAAGTCTCAATAGCGTGCTACGAGGGGGATACGGTCATGCCGATTATGCACTACGCTGGCAAAAACCGGGTGATGAGTTGAAAACTATTGTTCCATCCATGCCCGGGGCCGTCAATACAAGAAGGGAGGAATTCTATCTGAGATCTGAAGCACTGGTGGAAAAAGGAGATCATATCCGTCTTCAGGATATCCGTGTCAGTTATGAGCTGCCAAAACTTAAGCAAGCGGAAATATATATCTATGCCAGCAACCTGGGCATTCTATGGAAGAGCTATAAAGGAAGCCAGGACCCTGAATATATGGAGGTAGTACTTCCTCCCATGAAAACAATTGCTATCGGATTCAGAACCAGTTTATAA
- a CDS encoding RagB/SusD family nutrient uptake outer membrane protein has protein sequence MRYTFFLIILCLTGAGCQKGFLDKKPNKALVIPNTLQDFRALMEDMSGNFSRGPALTTVAGDEYYTTDGNIQGLQVQEQNAYLWLEDVYGGETVADWDYPYNTVFVTNVALEGLEKIKGKESPEEWGAVAGTALYHRSFAFFNLAQEFALPYRKENAATTPGIPIRTSPDITVLSKRGNLVDTYKQITDDLIYAQQLLPLASSLRYRPSKGAALALLARVYLTMNDYENAEKYADDALQLSDTLVDFNSVNVDDLLPFPGTPILMNPEVLCFNGLLNSLYMYAPYAQVDSNLYASYHDDDLRKRCYFNAPGSPGQYKLFKGTYAGSYGEFNGPANDELYLIRAECRARREQKEEALKDLNKLLVKRWKQGTYVPVETNTAKEALAIILAERKKELVARGLRWSDLRRLNNEPEFQVTLKRVIGQKEYLLPPGSNRYAFPIPDNEIRESGIEQNKR, from the coding sequence ATGCGATATACATTTTTCCTCATCATACTTTGCCTTACCGGGGCTGGATGCCAGAAAGGATTTTTAGACAAGAAACCCAATAAGGCCCTGGTAATACCGAATACACTTCAGGACTTTCGTGCGCTGATGGAAGATATGTCAGGTAATTTTTCGCGGGGCCCTGCTCTTACCACCGTAGCGGGTGATGAGTATTATACTACCGATGGAAATATACAGGGATTACAGGTACAGGAGCAAAATGCTTATCTCTGGCTGGAAGATGTGTATGGAGGGGAAACTGTAGCAGACTGGGATTATCCCTATAACACCGTGTTCGTCACAAACGTGGCGCTTGAAGGATTGGAGAAGATCAAAGGGAAAGAGTCGCCGGAAGAGTGGGGAGCCGTTGCAGGGACCGCATTGTACCACCGTTCCTTTGCCTTTTTCAATCTTGCCCAGGAGTTCGCATTACCCTACAGGAAGGAAAATGCTGCTACTACTCCTGGCATTCCCATCAGGACCAGCCCGGATATAACGGTATTGTCTAAGCGGGGGAATCTGGTTGATACCTATAAGCAGATCACAGATGATCTTATCTATGCGCAGCAATTGCTTCCGCTGGCATCATCCCTGAGATACCGTCCATCAAAAGGAGCTGCCCTGGCCCTCCTGGCGCGCGTGTATCTTACAATGAACGATTATGAGAATGCAGAAAAATATGCAGATGATGCATTGCAGCTTTCCGATACACTGGTTGATTTCAATTCCGTGAATGTGGATGATCTGCTGCCGTTTCCCGGAACACCTATCTTGATGAATCCGGAAGTACTATGCTTCAACGGACTGCTCAACTCGCTTTACATGTATGCACCCTACGCGCAGGTTGACAGTAACCTGTATGCATCCTACCACGACGATGACCTGAGAAAAAGATGTTATTTCAATGCGCCCGGATCGCCGGGCCAGTACAAATTGTTCAAGGGTACTTATGCTGGTAGCTATGGCGAGTTCAATGGTCCTGCCAATGATGAACTTTACCTGATAAGGGCAGAATGCCGCGCACGCAGGGAGCAGAAAGAAGAGGCTCTTAAAGATCTGAACAAACTGCTTGTCAAAAGATGGAAGCAGGGCACATATGTTCCTGTGGAAACCAATACAGCAAAGGAGGCCCTGGCAATCATACTGGCCGAACGAAAAAAGGAACTGGTGGCAAGGGGACTGAGATGGTCCGATCTGAGAAGACTCAATAACGAACCGGAGTTCCAGGTAACACTGAAGCGGGTGATCGGTCAAAAGGAATATTTACTGCCGCCGGGAAGCAATCGTTATGCATTTCCTATTCCAGACAACGAGATCAGGGAAAGCGGTATTGAACAAAATAAAAGATAA
- a CDS encoding TlpA family protein disulfide reductase, whose amino-acid sequence MKLTAIVFVLLFGITGNAQTKLQIGDRLEKFKGKLVILDFWATWCKPCIAMMPVMDSLQQQFADRVQIIPVTYQPGSEVKRFFESYQRSGHKIPALQGITGDTTLRKLFNYNSIPHYVWIDELGTVQAFTEFKALTKENISRALSGNWTSVPQKRFVPPVAYSYYRPLLINGNGGDGANMLYHSVFSGFTEGLGFGFSVLRDSSLHFRITLRNQPRIWFYRVAYSENGKTFRDFNTLLEVKDTARINSIKTGEDYENWLKNGNGFCYELAVGLDREKEAFKMMQKDLEFLFPEYSGAIEKRKMICLVLKRMNNSSTFVSKGGKSSTELGPYEWSVRNASIGNIIRRLNFMQAFPFMVVDLTGYTGKIDLNLSAGYSSIEQLNAALIKYGLKFEQQPVEQEILVIKDRL is encoded by the coding sequence ATGAAATTAACAGCGATAGTATTCGTGTTGCTTTTTGGAATTACCGGCAATGCACAAACTAAGTTACAGATCGGCGACCGGCTTGAAAAATTCAAAGGTAAACTGGTGATCCTCGATTTCTGGGCTACCTGGTGCAAGCCCTGCATTGCCATGATGCCGGTGATGGACTCGCTTCAACAGCAATTTGCTGATCGTGTTCAGATCATTCCGGTAACATATCAACCCGGGTCAGAAGTGAAACGATTTTTTGAAAGCTATCAAAGAAGCGGACATAAGATCCCTGCCCTGCAGGGGATTACCGGCGATACCACCCTGCGGAAACTGTTCAACTACAATTCGATCCCGCATTATGTCTGGATCGATGAACTGGGCACCGTGCAGGCATTCACAGAATTCAAGGCGCTCACCAAAGAAAACATTTCCCGGGCATTATCGGGGAACTGGACATCGGTGCCACAAAAAAGATTCGTTCCACCCGTTGCTTACAGTTATTACCGCCCACTGCTGATCAACGGCAATGGTGGCGATGGCGCAAACATGCTGTACCATTCGGTTTTCTCAGGATTTACTGAAGGACTGGGTTTCGGTTTTTCTGTTTTGCGCGACAGCTCACTGCATTTCAGGATCACCCTCAGGAACCAGCCGCGTATCTGGTTTTACAGAGTGGCATATTCAGAAAATGGAAAAACATTCAGGGATTTCAATACACTGCTTGAAGTGAAAGATACCGCAAGGATCAACTCAATTAAAACCGGGGAGGACTATGAAAACTGGTTAAAAAATGGGAATGGGTTTTGTTATGAGCTGGCTGTTGGTTTGGACAGGGAAAAAGAGGCTTTCAAAATGATGCAGAAAGATCTTGAATTCCTCTTTCCTGAATATTCCGGCGCCATAGAAAAGCGAAAAATGATTTGCCTGGTTCTGAAAAGAATGAACAACAGCAGCACGTTTGTCAGCAAGGGTGGGAAATCCAGCACAGAGCTCGGGCCTTATGAATGGTCCGTGCGTAATGCTTCTATCGGCAATATCATCCGGCGGCTGAATTTTATGCAAGCGTTCCCGTTTATGGTGGTGGATCTTACTGGCTACACAGGAAAGATAGACCTCAATCTGTCTGCAGGTTATTCAAGCATAGAACAATTGAATGCAGCACTGATCAAATACGGATTGAAATTTGAGCAGCAGCCTGTGGAGCAGGAAATACTGGTGATCAAAGACAGGTTATAG